The nucleotide sequence CCTCGCCTTGCTTGGGGTCCAACGAGATCTTTTGTCCATAAGCTCTTACAGCTGGCGCACCCCTAGATGGGCTCATCTCGCGCAGATGCAGCCGGTCTCCTCAACAAGTTCGCGAAGCTCAGGTCCCATGCGTCACGAGATGGCGGAATCAGGATGGCGTCTGCCATGATCAGAAGAATATCAACGTAGATACCAGCAGATTGAGCGCGTGTTCAGTTTGGGGCGTGTGCGTGATGCTTGTGGGGTTATGAATGTATGATAGTCCCACGCCTGCATATATTCCCGGAGCAAGATGGGCGGTATATGTTCCGGTGATTGCCGTGGTATCACGATGCACAAGCTGGCCTTTAGCCAGGGCAGCATCCACCGCAAATTTGCTCCAGCTCGTGTTACTAGCAACGATTGCAATCAGATCACTGGGCCGGCTATCAAAAGGCCCTTTCGCATAAAGACGAAGCTCGTAATATTGGCTGATCCTGTTGAGGTCAGGCGGAGCTCCCATGATGGAGAAGCCGCCATAGATGCCGCGAGACGGCGTCCCACTCGCGTCAATCTGCCAGAGCTGCCTGTCCGCAGCGATGTAGTGAAAATTATTCCCACTCTCCCTTTGTTGCTTGGGGTCCGCCAAATTCGTGTAGCGGCTACTGTTCAAACCAACGCCCGCCCGCAGCCACGTGTCGGCTACGCCGGGAGCAGCCTTGCTCTTGTAGCCGGCTTCTTCAACGAGAAGGATGCCCGCATTGGCCGTGCTCCAGTTCAAGCCGGTGGGATTCTCGGTTATGTGGGCATAGGCACCATCTGGGCTGATTGAGCGCTGGACGGAGACCTTGTTGTACAAGCGATCGTCAAAATTGTACTTCAAGTTGACCGCCGGCGTCGGCGCAGCATTGGTGCTCATCCCTGCCTGGAACAAGGCAGACATGTTCGATCCTGTAATTCCTCCGAACAATGTGCCGGTGAACTCATTTTGGTTTCTGAGGTAGCCAAGTTTGAGTTCTAGCGTCCTGTCGAAGAAAGTCTGGTAGTAGGCGAGCGTATTGATTCCCACTCGATCTGGTCCCGGGCGCTCCCACGTCCAGTATTGCTGCTCGGCTCCTACGACAATCTGTCCGTCGGCAATGCCAAACCGGCTGAGATCGTAGGTGACGATCATGAAGTTTGCCGACGCGAAGGTCGGATTCTGGCCCATATAGAGCTGGTTTGCGATAGTGCTTCTGGCTGCATTCGGCAGCTGGTTGTTTGCAAAGCTGTTGTGTGTCCAGCCGATGTAGCCAATGCCGACATCTGCCAGCGCCGATCTAACGCCGTCCGTGTCCTGATCAATCGTGTCCGCAGGGCCAGGTATGTTGAGCCACATCCCTTTTTCACGCAGATTGTTGTACCTTTCGAAGGGATCTATCGTCTTTTGCCGTCTCGTCTGAGTAGCCTTGTCCGCATTGCCGCGCTTCACGAAAGGCACTCCGGGACCTGCTGCTGGCGGCGGGGCAGAAGGGCGGATTGTCTGACGGATCAGGTCGATCCGGAGCTTTGCGGCCCGATCGGAAGTCTTTCCTCTTTTGCTGGCCTGATCCACAGGGTGGTTACTAGGATCGAGTCCGCTCGCGGTTTGTGCCAGTACGGAATTGCCGACCAGACAAACCGCTAGCGAAAGCGCGACAACAAGCCCAGATTGCTTTCCCCTTGGCCTGAAATTGAAAGAAAGTGCTGCCGTAGCCGAGTATGTCCGAGGCGAGGTCGTCGCAAGAAGGCAATCACGCATGGCGTACTTCGGGTCCATGTCTGCCGGCCATGAATAGATTGAACTGCGGCCTGATTGGCCCAGAGTGAGCTCCCGGCGTTTTCGCGTCCGAGGGCAAGGGGGACGAGCCAGAACTCGATCCATCCGAAGAGAACCACCAAGGCTTCCTGAACCTCTCAGCTCGTGGCGCGATGATGATCTGGTCCGAAACTTTGCTTGTGCATGACGCCGGTGCGCCGAGAGCCAGCTGAGAGCGCAGGCTCGGCAAATGCTCACGACGAGCGCGCGGGGGCTTGCTGTCCTGGCCACCAAAACATTGCGAATGTCCACCCTGCTCACTGCGAGTCAGGCGAGCCTGGCGGTGTCGCGCATTTGCATCGAAGGCGGCTTTCTGGACGAAACAGCAGCTGCCGGGAAGCAAGGCTCGCCGTGCAAGAGGCTTGGCTTCACGAAGCGCTTCGTTGGGATCGTTGTCAGCGAAACACGATACAATCGCCAGGCTTGAAGGCCGAAGAGCCTTTGAATTTGCGCGCGCGGCAACCACAGCAGAACATCCAACGTGATGGCCCACGAGGCCGGAGGAATCAGCCATCGAGCGGCTTCGGCGGGTATCGGCGAGCCGTTGCTGGCTGCCGTCAGCGCGGCACAACCTGTCTTGCATCCGAATCCTTGACGAGCGCGGCGTTCGTTGGTCTCGCTTGCCACGAGCCCATCATCTCGAACAATCTGCCGGAATTAGTAGTTGACCAGGTGCAGTGCTTGCCGGTCCAATCGGCCATTGCGGCTCGGCCGATCAGCCGTGGCGCTCACGTGGCGCTTCCCGGATGAAGTTGCTGGTCTCGGCAAGGCGTGAGGCGGGGCTCCATCGTACACACTGCAGAATCAGTTGACGGTTTGCATTCGTGCCGTGGCACGCTAAGAAAATCTGCAAAGTTCTTCTGAATGATGAGAAAAGCGCCATCGCCGGCGAAGATGAGTACCATTGCTCGCTGGTGACGCTATCATGGAGAACGCGCAAATTGTCGCGTTGCGTTGCTCAAGAAGTAGCGTTTCATAGGAGCAGGGCAGCCGACGGCAAGCTCGCCAAGATTGATTATTGTCGACGCTGGCAGCTCCTGGAGCGCGTGAGCATCGCAGGCTATCGCGTCGACAAAACAAGCCTGGTGGAATGGGATCTTGAGCGAGGGACAATGGACTTGATTGATCAAGCGGCCGCTTCAGACTTGCGGCCGCCCTTGCACGGGCCGTCAAGACGGATTCTCCCGGTTTTGGTGCTCCCGCTTGTCCTCGTTGGCTCGTGTGCTGCTGGCGCCTGGCTTTGGGCTGACCTTGAAGAGTTTGTCGAGGCGCCGGAAGCCCAGGACGTCGCTTCAACGATGAGCCTGTCACTGGAGGACAGGGCATCCTTGTTTGAGATAAAGTGGGCACAGCAGAAAACTGGCGATGAGATCGCAGTACTCAACAGCCGGATCAATGCCCAGCGGGATGACCTCAAAGGGATCCTGGATCAGATCACCATGCTGACTTCGCGGATCGATTCGCTGCAGAGTTTAACAGCTGTCCCTTCTGCTGCTTCCGAGCCTCCTTTGTCGTCAGCCCGGGCTGTTTCGAGCGCCGCCAGGAAACGCTTCGGGCGGTCCAAACCACAGGGACCTATTTCCGTCGGAGGCGCGCCAGTGATCGCCGGACCGAAGACAGCCGAGCCTTGAGGTCTGAGACGCTGCAGGCGTGGTCGAGTCTCCAACTGTGCTCGAGGAGGCGGGCCGTAGCTTCGCAAAGCTGGCTCCAGCCGTAAAATACCCGAAGCTTGTGCGGGCGCCGGCGTCTCCAGCGGCATGTCGCTGAAGCCGTCACGATCATAGAGCACTCAAGGGGAGGTGGGGCAGAGCACTTTCCGCATGATCGAGGCGTGGCTCTGAACGGCGGAGCGCGCTGCGCCTCTCCTTACAATCAGCTCCCTTTTTAATCAGCCTTCGACAGTTTTGAGACCATATCTGAACGGTCGTGTCATCACACCGCCGCCGCATCCTCGAAATCTGGCCTGTCTGCCCGAGGCGCTTCTTCGGATCGCTCCCTCGCCAAGAGCTTAGAGGTTTGGGATCTGCTCACATGCGTGGCTGAGTTAATAGGGGGTACGGTCGAGATAAGTGTCGAACGCGGCAGCAACAGCGCGAATGACAAACCGGTGCTCCTGCTTGACCCGAATGAATCCCTCTTCAATCTCCACTATCCCGTCTTCGGCAAGCATTCCCAGGCGGTCGGCCGAATCGAGAAGAGGCATCGGATCAAATCCGTGAGCAGCACAGATTGCTGGTACGTCGACCTGCAAATCGCACATCAGACGCTCGATGATTGCGGCGCGGAGGCGATCTTCGGCGGTGAGACAGTAGCCTTTTGAGGTTGCCAGACGGCCAGCCTGAATGTGTTGGTGATAGGAGGCGGTTGCGATCTCGTTCTGGACGTAACCGTCACGCAGACGGCCGATGGCTGACGGACCTAAGCCGATTACGGTTTTGCAGGTATCAGCCGAATAGCCCAGAGAGTTGCGGCGCAGCCGACCAGCTTTCTGGGCCAGCGCGAGCTCGTCATTGGGCAGGGCGAAATGGTCGAGCCCGATCTGGCGGTAGCCGGCCGAGACCAGCGTATCTGCAATAGCCGCGGCTTGCTCAGCGCGGGCGACATTATCCGGCAGCGCCGTCTCATCGATCTGGCGCTGACGCTTCATATAGGAGGGGACGTGAGCATAGCCGAAAACCGCAAGCCGGTCTGGCCGCATGGCCAGAGCTGTCCGCGCGGAGTCCACGCAGGACCGCACCGTCTGATGTGGCAGTCCGAAGAGAAGGTCGAAATTGATGCGGCTTATGCCATGCTGGCGTAGACTTTCGACGACCGAAGCTGTGAGCTCCTCGCTCTGGACTCGGTTGACCGCCCTTTGGACCACGGGGTCGAAGCTTTGCACGCCGATGCTCGCGCGGTTGATCCCCGCCGCTTCCAACGTTTCCACCATCTCGGCCGTGACCCCACGCGGATCGATTTCTATGGCGATGGTAGCTGATTTGCTGAATGCAAAGCAGTGGCGCAGAAGTTCCATCAAGGCCAGAAAATCGCTCGGTGCAATGGTGGTCGGCGTCCCGCCGCCGAAATGCACGTCGCTCACCGGCAGAGCGCGCGGCACTTGCTCTGCGACCAAGCCTATCTCGTCCCGCACTGCTGCCAAGTAATTGCGGACCGGTCGCTCGCCGCGAGTAAGGCTTGTAGGGAAGCCGCAATACCAACATATAGAGCGACAGAACGGAACGTGGATGTAGAGCGATACGGGCTCGTCGGGCGGCAGCCGCCTCAGCCATGTCTCACAAGTTTTGGCACCGACCATCGCGGAGAAATCCGGTACGGTTGGATAGATGGTGTACCAAGGCAGGCGAACATCGCAATACTTGTTTAGAAGGGAGATCTGCAAGACTTCACTTTCCCATGCTCAAACAGCATGAAGCTGACCGATGCCCTCTCTTGTGTCTTTGCGTTATGTCAAACCCGCCTAGTGGTTTCTGAGATCTGGTCCCGTTTTCGATGTTACTGCCAACGCAGCTTAGGGGCAGTGCAGGGAGTGAGAGCCGCTCGTTGGCGATTATCGGGACGTTTAGGTATGAATGTTCTCCTGCGAGCAGGTCAAAGCGGCTAGACGAACCCGACGAGCCTGCGCGAACGATCAATCGCTCATCCGAGGGCACGTCGTCTCGCATTCGCTGACGGCCAGTCATTTTTGCGACGAAAACATGGACCTGTAGGTCTCACCAGGAGCCAGCTGAGCTTGCCGCTGGATCTTCAAACCGCCTTTTTCAAGCAAAAGCCGTTTTGGTTGCTCACAGAGTTTAACGGATGCCTCCCATCAAAGGCCGGCGTGCCACGGAAGTTAAGTTGGTCGCTAGATGAGAGCGCGAGGAGCGCAATAGCAAAACGTGACGCGACGTGCGATTCAAGTCTTTTGGCGCAGCTGACGAAAACAAGTATTGATCCCTAGTATCGAACGCATGAGCCTCAATTCCGCCACGCTGGTTGTCTCATTGCCACAAGCATCATCACGGATGTACTGATGATGTTGGGGCGACCCCAGCGCACTTTCAGCCCCCCGGCGAAGTGCGTCGGGGCGCCTTGCTTCAGCGGCGTCTCGTCGCTGTCTAATGCAGCTCATCAACTCACAACGAATTTGGACGTCTTGCTGATGGCAAAGCGAATCCCGGCCAGATGCATCGGACGAGACACTATCTGCAATAGTTTCTATTCTGCTTCATCAACTGGGTTGTTTTCTTTTTAAAATCGCCTTTGCAGCTATCGATCCCTGCCAGATCGCGCATATCTATTCAGGCAGCGGACGTTGTTGGCCGGGATAATCCCGGCCGTTTGTCAATTTCCTCGCCGGCGTGGCGCAGCGCATGGTAACGACGAAGGTCGCTGGTTCAAATCCTGCCGCCGGCACAATGCCCGCGTAGCGCACTGTAGAGCAGCCCCTTCGTAAGGGGCAGGTCGGGGGATCAACCACTCCCGCGGGCTCCAGTTGCACGCCATTATGGCTCTAGCAGCGGTTGATCACGCCCTGGGTGAGGGTGTAGCCTGAAACTCATGAGAATTTTGAAGAAGATTGGAAACCGCATCCTTTGGCAATTGCCGCCATCGGAGACGATTACGGGATACGAAAACCCGGAACTCGTTGATTTGATCGTTCAAAAGACGAAGCGTCTTTTGGATCAGCCGATCGCGCCATGGCCTGAAATGGCGAATTTCAGATCCGTCCTGGATTTCGGCGGAAGCTGCGGCATCCACTATTTCCGGGCGAAATCAACCTCGCCCGAAGTGCGCTGGGCCGTCGTCGAGACGCCCGCCATGGCTGAGCGCGCCAAACAGTTTGAGAGCGACGGGCTCAAGTTTTTCACCAGCATTGCCGGGGCTCAGAATTGGCTCGGCGAGCCGGATGCGGTGTTCTCGGAGGGCGCGCTCCAATTTACTCAAGATCCGGAAACCCACCTCGCGGATCTCTGCGGACTTGGTGCATCGAGTATGATCTGGCAGCGTGTTTCGCTCTCGCGGAACGGACGGCAGGTGTCACGTCAGTCGAGCCTCCTCTCCGAAAATGGACCTGGGTTTATCGTCTCGCGCAAGCGCGTCGAATACCAAATCATCCGGATACCGGAATCTGTTTTTTTGCAGCCCATCGGGACTACGACCTGCTGTCCGCGCAAGGTTCGCAAGACGATCGTTCTGGCGAGACTTTCGTATTTCGACGAAAGCGCGCGCTAGCTCGCCGAAGCCATCAAGGCTCAAGCGCAGGCCTTCGAGATGGTGAACCAGCGGATCGAGTTCTATCACGAGAGCAATATCGAGAGGCTGAAGGATCTTGTCACGGTCGTCGGTTCGCAGGCCGAAGCGGTGCGAGTCAATACCGGGATCGTCACTGAGCTCGCAACAGCATTCAGTCCGCTCTGCAAACCTGACGGACACGAAGGCCAAGGTCGATCTCTTGTCGGGCAAGATCGAAGGGGTGTTGTCACGGAGGACTCGATGAACCTTCGTTCGATCCTGCGCAAGATGCGCATCCTTTATCCGTTCGACGTCGAAGAGGTCGACCAGGCAGAAGCAGAGAATGCTCTGCGAGACCATGACCCGCGATGAGCCGCAGGTATCCGAGAGGCGCAAGGCAAACTCTTGGAGTCGATAGCGTACTCGCGGTTGTCGAGCGAGACGGCGAGCAATCCGGACATTTTGGCCGGACTGGTCCACGACATGAAGTCGATGAGGGCTGGCGCAGAAAAGGGGACGCATTGAAATGCTGATGTCATGATCCCTCGAAGGGACGTTCGGAACGCTGTTCGTTTTGCTCCTCTTCGCGTGCTTCATGTTTGGCCTCTACATTGCGCGCGAGGTCAGGAAGAACGGCTTTCAGCGCATGCGATTGCAGGCCGCCATTTCGATTTTCGTGTTCGCGAGCGGGGTCTGCATCATCACCGGCCGAGGTGGTGGTGGCTACACACGACACGGATAGAGGGCGAGCCCATCCTTCATCTCGGCGCGATCGTCACGGTTCTCGGCATCATCTGTGTCATCCGCGTGTTCGCCCCCGATGACTGGGGCCGGAATGTCTGGATAGGCTCAGTGCTGTTCGCGATCGCGACGGCGGTCCTGTTTTTCTACATCTGACGGTGGATCGAAGAAGCGAGGCCCGGCAACAGAGGCGAATCCGAACCGGGCCTCGCGACCGCCGATCACCTCGCGGGATAGACCGGCGAGCAGGAAGGATGTCGCATGGCAAGCTGCCTTTGTGCGCGATATGCGCTTTTTGACGCGAGATTACTGCAGACCGTCCCGTCAGCGGGCAGCTTTCCTGCGCAGCGCATGCCTGCGCTGTAGATAACTGCCGGTCCTCCTCGGCGCCGGCAGACCCCGGGGCGATGCGCACGCATCACTCCTCCCTTGGACCTCCACCCCGCAGCCCGAAAGGGTTGCGGGGCTTTTTTTGTGCCCGCGCGCGAGCTGAATGCGAGGCTTGACTAGGTGATGGATTAAAGAGCTACGCTAAGGCGCCCGCTCGTCGGATTTGCTCGGTAGCACAAGCCAGTAGGACCGGCCGTTTGAACGTGGGTCGCTGTTGTCGCTTCTGGAGAAGAAGACATGGCCAGGTTGCAGCGAGTAGCGTCCCAGACCATGCTCGGAAACCAAATAGCCGCGGGCATGAGGCCATGCGAGCGGCTTATCATCCTCATATAGCACAACCGGCGATGACTGCGTGTCGTTGTCATCGTCGGCATAAGCCTCGAATTGCTGGGGGATGGGCGCCGAATAGACAAAGCCATCTGGATAGATCCTATACGGCGTCGGAAGTTTGTAGGCGCCCGGGGACGGCGGCGGTTTCGGCGGTAGATAGTCGCGCTCGCTGTATGTGACCAGCAGTATATTCAAGAGCGCAATGCACAGTGCGGATACGATCGGCCAGAATGGCACCGTCCTTTGCTTGGCAGTTTGACCGGCCGCTTCTTCTTCAAACCTATTTGCGAGCGTCGATAGAAACTCTCTTGCGGCCGGGTCGCAACCAGTAGCCATTTCCCGAGCCTGCAATGCTAGCTTTAAAAGATTATACGCCATGAACTGTTCAAAATGTTGTCGCTCGATCTGCAATTGCGAATAGGCGTTTGGTTGCTTCGACACCAGGACGGCCGATTCGCTAATCGTCTTCACGCTTCAGAACGGCAGCTTCCAAAGGAAATAGAGAAGCGCAGCGAAGGCTCCCCAATCAATCTTAGCTTGATAGTCTACCACCTGGCTGTCCGGTGCACGAAGAAACCCCAGCCGGGGCTGGCGCGGCTAGGGCTTCGGATGCGTGCCCGTGTTGAGGCGGACACCGCCGGAGCCTAGCCGCCCTCAAACGGTGCTTTTCGGCGGAAGGATTCGCTCTATAACGAAAAACTGCGCAAGAGGCGTCAAGCACGCTCGATGCCTACATCGATGTTACCTCGGTTCTGGAACACGAGGTCCACCGGCTCGATTTGGAGGGCGAGAAGTTTCCGGGCGAGGGCGTCGACGCCCGCCAACTCTAGCGAGGCGCAGCCGTGCGACCTCCACAGATCATCAGCCGGGGTCCTGATCCGTTTATGGATCATTTGCTCGGCTTGTCGGACGGCTAGCCATCGTACTTGACCTCGTGGATCCAATCCTTGCCGGCTGGCACAACCTTCCTGGCTTCCGGCTTGCAGAACTCGAATTGTTTAGCCATGCCAGAGATTTATGCGCGGTCAGGCTAAAAGCGAGTCCGCTCCGTTGAGAATCCGGACGTAGGTTCCGCTCTCATGCATGAAGAGGATTTTGCGCTCGACCAGCAGATCCAGGCCGGCCCGATATTCGGCGGGGCTGCCCTTGTCGCGGAACAGGAAGGGATAGTTGATCTTCTCGATGTGCAGTCGCCCATCCTGGACCGGCTGCACCTCTCGGCAGATCTCGAGTAGCCGGCGCGCTGCGGCTTCCGGCTTCGCATACGGCCGATCCGCGGTCATCTTCATGCGCCGATCCCCGGTGCGCGGTGCGGATGTGGTCGGTGACCGTGGTGTTGGTGATCTCGGCGCCGCAGAAGCAGTGCGAACGGCCATCCCGGGTCTGCGCCGGCATCCGGCAATGCTCACCCCACATCCGGTATTTCCACGCCGTGGCATCGCGATCGTCGCGCCAAGCGTCGTAATTTGCCTCGGTCAGAGTCGGCTCGAGCTCCTTCCACGGTCGCTCGAAAGCGGCGCGGGCGGCCTCAAACGAGGCGGCCGTGCCGTTCCTGTGTGTCTTGACCGCTGTGCCTGGATGGAAACCCCAGCTTCGTGGCCGAGGGGCTCATTGCCGCGCCTTCGCATCCATGTCATCTCGAATTGCCTGCGACTTTCTGGCGCTCAGCACATCATCTTTCCCTGACATTCTCCATGAGAACGGGTCGTGTCCCCAGTGATGGTGTAGCTCGGTAGAGCAAAGCCGTCCGCACGCGCGCCCTACAATAGCGCCGTAGCGGGCGGACGGCTTTGCGGTGGTCACCGGCGATTCGCCGGTAGGGTCGGGTTGCTGACACCAACCTGATTCGAGGAACCACCGATGACCGACGAGATGATGAACCTGCGGACGCTCGTGGAGAAGACCCCTGATGCGGATCTGCTGCGCGAGATGATCGGCTTTGCCGCCCAGCGCCTGATGGAGCTGGAAGTGGAAAGCCAGACCGGAGCCGCCTATGGCGAGAAGAGCCCCGAGCGCCTGGCCCAGCGCAACGGCTACCGCGACCGCATTTGGGAGACCCGCGCCGGCGCGGTCGAACTGCGCATCCCCAAGCTGCGCAAGGGCTCCTACTTCCCCGGCTTCCTGGAGCCCCGTCGCATGGCCGAGAAGGCGCTTACCGCGGTGGTGCAGGAAGCCTACGTGCAGGGCGTCTCGACCCGCTCGGTCGACGATCTCGTGCAGGCCATGGGCATGAGCGGCATCTCCAAGAGCCAGGTGAGCCGGCTCTGCGCCGAGATCGACGATAAGGTGAAGGCGTTCCTCGCCCGTCCGATCGAGGGCGACTGGCCGTATTTGTGGATCGACGCCACCTACGTGAAGGTGCGCCAGCAGGGCCGCATCGTCTCGGTCGCGGTGATTGTCGCGGTCGGCGTCAACAGTGACGGCCGGCGCGAAGTTCTCGGCATGGATATTGGCCCGTCCGAGGCCGAGACGTTCTGGACCGCGTTCCTGCGCAAGCTCGCGCGCCGCGGCCTACGCGGCGTCAAGCTGGTCGTGTCTGATGCCCATGAGGGCATCAAGGCCACCGTCGCCAAGGTGCTCAACGCCTCCTGGCAGCGTTGCCGCGTGGGGTCGTTGAAGAAGTGGCCAATAGATTTCGCGCGATGCAGCGACCGGCCCCGTCGTGGCCCTCGCATCAAAACCCGCTACGGGGCGATCTGAAGCCGCAAACGCACTATGAGGACAATCCAAGGCAGAATAAGCGCAAGCAGAGCGGCTGCCAGCCGCTTCAGATTGATGGCGGCGGCCGTCAGGTAGGCTTGGATCTTCATGTTCGGTAGACCGCGCCGTATGGCGCGCGCTAGTCCGTGCCAGGTTTTGGCTTCGCCGTGGAAGCCCTCTGAGCGCCAGCGATGGCGTTGATAGAGCCGTCGATCCTGCTTACTCCATCGCTCGCGACGGCGGCGGGCGCGGAGCAGTGCCGGATAATCGTCACCGACAACGACCGCTTTGTTAACTCGCCCTTTGGATAGGCAATCGCCCTTGAGCGGACACCGGGCGCAATCCTTCGCCTTCGAGTAAAAGAAACGGCCGTGCTTGATGGGCCGCGCGGGGCGCAAGATACGTCCTCGCGGGCACTTCAAGATGTCGTTCTTGGCGTCGTACCGGAAGCGTCTGAGCGGTACGCGACTCTTGATTGGTTCGGCTTTAGCTGGGATCAGGGCATCGATGCCGCGCCGCTCGAGCGCACCGTAGACTTTAGCGTAGGCATATCCCGCGTCGGCGGTGACCACCTTGATGTCGATGCCCGCAATCGCTTCAACCTCATCGACTTGCGGCTCGATCATCTCCCCTTCGTTCGTTTGTCCAGTCGTGACCGCGACGTCCAGAATAACGCCGACCTTGTCATCGACGGCAGTGTGCTGCTTGTAAGCGGGCTCCAGCCGCCGGTTTCGGGCATTGGTGGCCATTGTCGCATCCGGATCGGTGGTGCAGATCTTCTTGTACTTGCCGCTTTGCCGGCCCTTCCTCTCAGCCTCGCTTTCATCTTCGCTTTGATTCTCGCTCAGCACATCCACCACATGCTGCTCGGTGAGGCTGTCCCAACTCACGTTGGCGCGGATCAGCGACGCATCGATGTGAACCACTTCGGCTGTTGCGATCTTGGCCTTCAGGCAGGCCTCGACCGTGCGTTTAAAGATCCTACGGAATCGCTCTTCGCCCCAGCGCTGGCGGATGCGCGTCAGGCTGGAATGGTGCGGTAGCTGCTCGTGCAGGCCATAACCAGCAAACCAGCGAATGGCGATGTTGACCTGAGCCTCACGCATCAGCTTGCGATCGTGTACGATGCCGGTGAGCAGACCCGCGAGCATCAGGCGTACCGCGGCTTCTGGATCGATGCCTGGCCGACCGTCGTTCGCGCAATAGCAGTCGGAGACCTCTTCCCTTAGCCAAGATAGGTCGAGCACACGATCGACCCGCGCCAGCACGTGCTCATCTGGGACGAGCTGTTTGAGCGAGCCAGTGATGAAGAGCTCCAACTGATCCCGCTCCTTGCGCCCCAGCATCTCGTTTGCTCCGCCGATCGCGAATCGCCGACGAAAACGAAATCAGCCAATTGCAGCTTTTTCAACGACCCCCGCGTCCACTTCATGCGCAACGCGCTCGCGCATGCCGGCAAGAGCGGCCGGCGTGTCGTCTCCGCCTTCATCGCCACCGCGTTTGCCCAGGACGATGCCGAGGCCGCAAAGACCCAATGGCGAAAGGTCGCCGACCAGCTCCGCCCCAAGCTCCCCAAGCTCGCCGGCTTCCTCGACGAGGCCGAGACCGATGTGCTCGCCTACATGACCTTCCCGCCCCAGCATCGGACCAAGCTGCACTCGACCAACCCGATCGAGCGCCTCAACGGCGAGATCAAGCGCCGCACCGAGGTGGTCGGCATCTTCCCCAATGAGGACGCCATCGTTCGCCTCGTCGGTGCGATCCTGCTCGAGCAGAATGATGAATGGGCCGTCCAGCGCGCCCGCTACATGACGCTGGAAACCATCGCGCCGTTGAGCGATGATCCCGCCGTCAGCTTCCCGGCAATCGCCAGCTGACCTGTCCGGCCCTCGCCGGCGAACGCGGTGTCCCACCGCCAGTTACACCACGCCTAGGGACACGATCTGAGAACGTAACCGACACACGCGCGGGAAATGAGATTGCGCGGCGTTGCAGTTCTACATTGAAGTAGATCTTCCAGCCCCTTACCACTCTTGAGGAAGTCGAATGCGCCCCTGGCGCGATCCGCAGGCTAGCGAGAGCTTGGCCGATCGTCTCCCACTAGTGTCCTGAACCAGAAGTTCGCAATATCGCGTTGTGTTCTGCCGGAACATTGTGTCGGCAGAAGCGCTCGATGGAAGCAAGGATGTCATCGGCGGATTTAGTCCATCGGAACGGTTTGGGATCGACCGTTGTGCCGCTCGATGAACGAGGTGATGTCAGCCCTAAGGGCTGCGACGCTGCGATAGACGCCGCGCCTGATCTTCTTATCGGTAAGGAGCGCGAAGAAGCGCTCGACCTGATTGAGCCATGACGCACTGGTCGGGGTCAGGTGCACATGCCAACGCGGCCTTTTGGTCAGCCATTTCCGGATCAGCGGGGTCTTGTGGGTGGCGTAGTTATCCATGACGAGATGGACGTCAAGTTCGCGCGGCACGGCGGCCTCGATCTCGTCGAGGAACTTGCGGAACTCGGCGGCACGGTGGCGTCCATAGCACTTGCCGATGACCCGTCCGGTCGCAATGTCGAGGGCGGCGAACAGCGATGTGGTGCCGTGCCTTTTGTAGTCATGGCTCCTTCGAGCCGGCTGGCCGGGACGCATCGGCAACATCGGCTGACTGCGATCCAGCGCCTGGATTTGA is from Bradyrhizobium sp. ISRA430 and encodes:
- a CDS encoding IS1182 family transposase encodes the protein MLGRKERDQLELFITGSLKQLVPDEHVLARVDRVLDLSWLREEVSDCYCANDGRPGIDPEAAVRLMLAGLLTGIVHDRKLMREAQVNIAIRWFAGYGLHEQLPHHSSLTRIRQRWGEERFRRIFKRTVEACLKAKIATAEVVHIDASLIRANVSWDSLTEQHVVDVLSENQSEDESEAERKGRQSGKYKKICTTDPDATMATNARNRRLEPAYKQHTAVDDKVGVILDVAVTTGQTNEGEMIEPQVDEVEAIAGIDIKVVTADAGYAYAKVYGALERRGIDALIPAKAEPIKSRVPLRRFRYDAKNDILKCPRGRILRPARPIKHGRFFYSKAKDCARCPLKGDCLSKGRVNKAVVVGDDYPALLRARRRRERWSKQDRRLYQRHRWRSEGFHGEAKTWHGLARAIRRGLPNMKIQAYLTAAAINLKRLAAALLALILPWIVLIVRLRLQIAP
- the hemN gene encoding oxygen-independent coproporphyrinogen III oxidase, with amino-acid sequence MQISLLNKYCDVRLPWYTIYPTVPDFSAMVGAKTCETWLRRLPPDEPVSLYIHVPFCRSICWYCGFPTSLTRGERPVRNYLAAVRDEIGLVAEQVPRALPVSDVHFGGGTPTTIAPSDFLALMELLRHCFAFSKSATIAIEIDPRGVTAEMVETLEAAGINRASIGVQSFDPVVQRAVNRVQSEELTASVVESLRQHGISRINFDLLFGLPHQTVRSCVDSARTALAMRPDRLAVFGYAHVPSYMKRQRQIDETALPDNVARAEQAAAIADTLVSAGYRQIGLDHFALPNDELALAQKAGRLRRNSLGYSADTCKTVIGLGPSAIGRLRDGYVQNEIATASYHQHIQAGRLATSKGYCLTAEDRLRAAIIERLMCDLQVDVPAICAAHGFDPMPLLDSADRLGMLAEDGIVEIEEGFIRVKQEHRFVIRAVAAAFDTYLDRTPY
- a CDS encoding carbohydrate porin, giving the protein MKRGNADKATQTRRQKTIDPFERYNNLREKGMWLNIPGPADTIDQDTDGVRSALADVGIGYIGWTHNSFANNQLPNAARSTIANQLYMGQNPTFASANFMIVTYDLSRFGIADGQIVVGAEQQYWTWERPGPDRVGINTLAYYQTFFDRTLELKLGYLRNQNEFTGTLFGGITGSNMSALFQAGMSTNAAPTPAVNLKYNFDDRLYNKVSVQRSISPDGAYAHITENPTGLNWSTANAGILLVEEAGYKSKAAPGVADTWLRAGVGLNSSRYTNLADPKQQRESGNNFHYIAADRQLWQIDASGTPSRGIYGGFSIMGAPPDLNRISQYYELRLYAKGPFDSRPSDLIAIVASNTSWSKFAVDAALAKGQLVHRDTTAITGTYTAHLAPGIYAGVGLSYIHNPTSITHTPQTEHALNLLVSTLIFF